The genomic DNA GCGGTAATGCGGAGGAGCGCGGCGTAACCGGCGAATTCCCATGATAGTGTGCGCAGTTGCTGCGCATTATATTGGTTGCGAACCTCGGCGGTCCCTGGACCAGCTGAGGAGGCAATCATGTTGAAGTTGCATGACGAGTTGATCACCGAACTCTCGAATTCGCTCACCACACAGAATTACAATCCCGTGGTCGTGGCGAACCACCGTCTCTACGCCCGCGCGTTTCTCGATTATCTGGCCGAGTGCGATATACAGGTCGAGACTGTGACGCCGCAGCAGGTCGATCAGTATTTTGGCTATGCGGTTCAGGATTTTGAGATCCAGTACGGTCGGCCTCCCAGTGCGCGTTGGCACATGTTGCCCCGCACCGCGATCGCCAAGCTCCTCCGGCTTGCTCAAGGCAATTGGCCCCCGGACGCAGAAATGATCGGTCCCGATGACGAGCATCGACATGAAATTTGCCGCGAATACGAGGCATGGCTGCGCGAGGAGCGCGGTTTGGCAAGCGCGTCCATTGCGGCGCTGATGTGGGAGGCGCGAAACTTCCTGCGATGGCAGTTCGACCGGGCCGGTGCCGCCAGCCTCGAAACGTTGAGCATCGTGGACATCGATCTCTACATGGACATGCGCGCGCCTGGTTTACGGCGCAAATCATTGGCCGATGTCGCTGAGCGTCTCCGTTCGGTGGTTCGCCATCTGCATCGGACGGGTTGCATCCCGACCGATCTGACGCCACACATCATCGGCCCCATGCTCTATGCCTACGAAGATGTGCCGTCGACGCTGGAAAGGAGCCAAATCGCCGCGGTTCTGGCGACAACGCAGGAGGACAGATCGCCACGCGGACTACGCGATTATGCGATACTTCAGCTGCTTGCCACGTATGGGCTGCGCGAAGGTGAGATATGCCGCCTTCGGCTCGATGACGTGGACTGGCGCGCAGAATCCCTCCGGATCTGCCACACCAAGACCAACGCGTACTCGTACATGCCGCTAATGGTGACTGTTGGTGAAGCGCTGCTGGATTATCTGCGCCTTGGGCGGCCCCAGGTTGAAGTGCGGGAAATCTTCGTCCGATCCTGCGCACCCTATATCGCAATGACGAACCTGTACGGCATGATCCGCGGTCGGTTGGCCGCCGCAGGCGTAGTGCCAGCAGGAAAGCGGGGGCCGCATGTCTTCCGCCACGCACGTGCGGTCGAAATGCTGCGGGCATCGGTCCCGCAAAAGATCATCGGCGACGTGCTCGGGCATCGATCCACCGAATCCACCAATACTTATCTCAAACTGGCAACAGATGATCTCCGAGCCGTGGCACTCGAGGTGCCTGGAATGGAGGTGCTGTCATGAGCGCCTGGCACGATCCCGATCGCACCGTCGTCGACGCCTTCCTGGTAAAATCGCAGTTCCGGCCGGGAAGCGTACCGACATATCGCTGGTTCCTTTGCACCTTCGAAGATGTTGCCCGCCGGCATCCGGCGGTGGACCGGCAGATGCTCGACGCCTGGCTGAAGGAGATGCAAAAACGTTGGCGATTGTCGACGCTGCTCAATCAGGTCTGCATTGTCGACCGCTTCCTCGACCACCTCGTCGAAATCGGGCTGATCGCCGACAACCCTGTTGCTGCACTTCGCCGTCGGTACAACGTCAAGCAAAGCAAGCCGATCTGGCGGGCCTTGGCTTCCCCGAATCCCGACGAATCCTTGGCCGCGTTACGACGGCCTGCGCCCTTCGGCAGCGTGCTGGGTGACTTCATGCAAGACCATGTCATGCTGATGCGCAGCCGGGGATATCAATATGAAGCGCAGGCTCACTGGCTGCTGCGGTTCGATCGGTTCCTTCAGGCCCGTCCCGACCTCGCGGAGCAACCACTTGAGGCAATGATTGCGAGCTGGGCGGCTGCCAAGCCGACCCGCAACCACGCGGCTGAATGCCAGAAGCTGGCGCGCATCCTGACCAAGGCGCGGTTCCGCCTCGATCCGACTATCCCGCCAAAGCGCTTCAATCCCCGGCCAGAGCGGGAAGTAGCGCGGGAGCATCGGCAACCGCATATCTTCAGCCCGGCTGACGTTCGGCGTATGCTCGATACCGCACGGACTTATCCGTCGCCGGACGCTCCGCTGCGGCCGTTGACCCTCTACACCATGATCATGCTGGCCTATTGTGCCGGGCTACGGCGAAGCGAGCTGGCATGGCTCGATCTTGGTGACGTGGACCTGCAATCAAGCACGATCACGATCCGGGAAACGAAGTTCTACAAGACCAGGATCTTGCCTCTATCCGACAGTGTCGCGGTCGAACTGCGCGCGTACATCGATGCGAGGCGGCGCGCTGGCGGCCCACAGAACCCGAAATCAGGGCTGTTCTGGCATGCCCACTTAAATGACCGCTA from Sphingopyxis macrogoltabida includes the following:
- a CDS encoding site-specific integrase, with amino-acid sequence MLKLHDELITELSNSLTTQNYNPVVVANHRLYARAFLDYLAECDIQVETVTPQQVDQYFGYAVQDFEIQYGRPPSARWHMLPRTAIAKLLRLAQGNWPPDAEMIGPDDEHRHEICREYEAWLREERGLASASIAALMWEARNFLRWQFDRAGAASLETLSIVDIDLYMDMRAPGLRRKSLADVAERLRSVVRHLHRTGCIPTDLTPHIIGPMLYAYEDVPSTLERSQIAAVLATTQEDRSPRGLRDYAILQLLATYGLREGEICRLRLDDVDWRAESLRICHTKTNAYSYMPLMVTVGEALLDYLRLGRPQVEVREIFVRSCAPYIAMTNLYGMIRGRLAAAGVVPAGKRGPHVFRHARAVEMLRASVPQKIIGDVLGHRSTESTNTYLKLATDDLRAVALEVPGMEVLS
- a CDS encoding tyrosine-type recombinase/integrase, which produces MSAWHDPDRTVVDAFLVKSQFRPGSVPTYRWFLCTFEDVARRHPAVDRQMLDAWLKEMQKRWRLSTLLNQVCIVDRFLDHLVEIGLIADNPVAALRRRYNVKQSKPIWRALASPNPDESLAALRRPAPFGSVLGDFMQDHVMLMRSRGYQYEAQAHWLLRFDRFLQARPDLAEQPLEAMIASWAAAKPTRNHAAECQKLARILTKARFRLDPTIPPKRFNPRPEREVAREHRQPHIFSPADVRRMLDTARTYPSPDAPLRPLTLYTMIMLAYCAGLRRSELAWLDLGDVDLQSSTITIRETKFYKTRILPLSDSVAVELRAYIDARRRAGGPQNPKSGLFWHAHLNDRYRPEAVTTMITNVMRRAGLKPASGRTGPRVHDLRHSMVVNRILQWYRSGINPQEKLHFLSTYMGHRDLHSTLVYITVTQDLLQEASERFRALGAPCLVTEARP